In Silene latifolia isolate original U9 population chromosome X, ASM4854445v1, whole genome shotgun sequence, the following proteins share a genomic window:
- the LOC141617885 gene encoding uncharacterized protein LOC141617885: MGPLKLPGPDGIPAVFFQKCWGFIKRDFIKAALSVLNSGRVLREANRTFISLIPKGENPEVVQDYRLISLCNVFMRVITKCIANRLAKAIPAINRHKRGKYGRFALKADMSKTYDRVRWTFPEKVMIKFAFPESLIQLIMSCVTTVSYEDTGNSAQHLKVILDAYCKASGQQINDAKSGILFSLSTRLNQARMCLRVFNIRHNKGIGTYLGIPTEFQGSKRDLFMTLTDRVMKRVSSWNGIFLSPAGRLTLISSVLSNLSNYSLSVFKIPVSVTSKINSLLSHFWWAGCKSGKNTHWCSRNFLSLPKSSSGLGMHNIECLNQALLAKKAWRIVSGQDSIFCKVFRAKLFGRQGMCAGLTYINSKSILNVWNSCWVNGETPEPSADALLPENADLKNLTVNDLRRADGSWDERRIRSLIHKDVVDHVLAIPVCVSQVHDCIYWKNTRDGVYSVKSGYGIAFNRFMTRHGSLKDKKRIGKLGILFCKRNLWKLPGPETWKVFLLRLLTDSLPMGYGFARRNIPVDPTCKLCAVSEVIMETRAHLFQDCSIVQRIWACLDLGIRINCDPSMDVGEWVINWLIYLRKTEGAESKIIKFLGTLWSLWIVRNRAVFHGDRFHPQMFYGIWRSTVDTTLRAMDVGDRGSVENKSLERIIDPQDVQEIRDGRPFYVIGGAASCNSVKVMVDAGCKSIRNAAFGWVVYAHDGAVLFSRSVRINAESACKPKL, translated from the exons ATGGGACCCCTAAAATTACCGGGTCCAGATGGTATCCCAGCAGTTTTCTTTCAGAAATGCTGGGGCTTTATAAAAAGGGACTTCATTAAGGCGGCGCTATCGGTGCTTAACTCGGGAAGAGTTCTGAGAGAGGCTAACCGAACTTTTATTTCACTTATCCCTAAAGGTGAGAACCCAGAGGTTGTGCAAGATTATCGCCTTATTAGCCTTTGTAACGTCTTTATGCGAGTTATTACCAAATGTATCGCTAACAGGTTAGCCAAG GCCATCCCCGCTATTAATAGACATAAACGTGGGAAATATGGTAGGTTTGCTCTTAAGGCAGATATGAGCAAGACTTATGATAGGGTTCGATGGACTTTCCCTGAGAAGGTCATGATTAAGTTCGCCTTTCCTGAGAGCTTGATTCAGTTGATCATGAGTTGTGTCACGACGGTTTCTTACGAG GACACAGGAAATTCGGCTCAACATTTAAAAGTCATATTGGATGCTTATTGTAAAGCTTCTGGACAGCAGATTAATGACGCTAAATCTGGGATCCTTTTTAGTCTAAGCACAAGATTGAATCAGGCTAGAATGTGTCTACGGGTATTCAATATTCGGCACAACAAGGGGATTGGTACATATCTTGGAATCCCAACGGAATTTCAGGGTTCAAAGAGGGATTTATTTATGACGCTTACAGATAGGGTCATGAAGAGGGTTTCTTCTTGGAATGGAATTTTTCTATCACCAGCAGGTAGACTTACCTTAATTTCATCCGTTCTATCAAATCTTTCAAATTACTCTCTATCGGTTTTCAAAATTCCGGTAAGTGTGACTAGCAAGATTAATTCTTTGTtatcacatttttggtgggctgGATGTAAGTCGGGGAAGAATACCCATTGGTGTAGTAGGAATTTCCTAAGTTTACCTAAAAGTTCTAGTGGGCTTGGAATGCATAATATAGAGTGCCTGAATCAAGCCCTGCTGGCTAAGAAGGCTTGGAGGATTGTATCAGGCCAAGACTCTATATTTTGTAAGGTGTTTAGAGCTAAGCTGTTTGGAAGGCAAGGGATGTGTGCAGGGTTAACTTATATCAATTCAA AGTCTATCCTGAATGTTTGGAATTCTTGTTGGGTGAATGGTGAGACTCCTGAACCGAGTGCTGATGCTCTACTGCCGGAAAATGCTGACTTGAAAAATCTGACCGTCAATGACCTCCGTCGGGCGGATGGGAGTTGGGACGAGAGACGAATTAGGTCTTTAATCCACAAAGATGTAGTGGATCATGTCCTAGCCATCCCCGTTTGTGTCTCGCAGGTCCACGACTGCATTTACTGGAAGAATACAAGAGATGGCGTGTATTCGGTGAAGAGTGGATATGGGATTGCTTTTAATAGGTTTATGACGAGGCATGGGAGTTTAAAAGACAAAAAGCGGATTGGTAAATTAGGAATCTTGTTTTGTAAAAGGAACCTTTGGAAGTTACCAGGACCGGAAACATGGAAAGTTTTCTTGTTGCGTCTTTTAACTGACTCGCTCCCAATGGGGTATGGTTTTGCAAGAAGGAATATCCCGGTGGATCCAACTTGTAAACTCTGTGCTGTAAGTGAGGTGATTATGGAAACAAGAGCACATCTATTTCAGGACTGTAGTATTGTTCAGCGCATCTGGGCCTGCTTGGACTTGGGTATTCGTATTAATTGCGACCCTTCCATGGATGTTGGGGAGTGGGTTATTAATTGGTtaatatatcttcgaaaaacaGAGGGTGCAGAATCTAAAATAATTAAATTCTTGGGCACTTTGTGGAGTTTGTGGATTGTTCGTAATAGGGCTGTTTTTCATGGTGACCGTTTTCACCCTCAGATGTTCTATGGCATTTGGAGAAGCACGGTGGATACAACCTTGCGGGCGATGGATGTGGGAGATAGGGGGAGTGTGGAAAACAAATCTTTGGAGAGGATTATTGATCCTCAGGATGTACAGGAGATACGTGATGGACGACCCTTTTATGTGATCGGTGGGGCAGCGTCGTGCAATTCAGTTAAGGTGATGGTAGACGCGGGGTGTAAATCTATTAGGAATGCTGCTTTTGGGTGGGTTGTGTATGCTCATGATGGTGCTGTTTTATTCAGTAGAAGTGTTAGAATTAATGCCGAATCGGCATGCAAGCCGAAGCTCTAG